The following proteins come from a genomic window of Streptomyces sp. GS7:
- a CDS encoding RNA polymerase sigma factor, translating into MSSRPEHPTHTTGAHRSRGPAPRRPDEQDRGIRRNRDTQRRHEARQDRYEPYLDGLFTYCLSVLCEHDAATAVLGEALALAERQHGRCPGDAGLYGPWLYALARWACLRRLAEAGQEPAAPPGEGPEQEQERRRELAVLAWPEAAGTTPEQREALELSVRHRLSPDEVAAVLGAEPAATRALLAAASCEVERTRAALAVVEFGRCPDVGRLAGDSQMLLGAALRRELVRHVDDCAECRRTAERATAAGPWPGTAPADQGALPLVGAEHEAVFAALAAALKSRSGRAEGVPGATAAAAGGRHGGANGSPRYGRNGFPVGPTDRVARRRRLRSRALTTTVVATVLAAPVLALWAAYRGAPETGETDATTVAANGTEADPDAAARFDGRRYENAGNARPTTPRRGMTAGDWTPDVSVEVAGPDSGPTPPADREERGPGRLTVDAQPAAGTTVITIRASGRSPVRWRAAAAAPWLQMSHTAGELQPGQTTKITVYVDHDREPEGHWKSKIAIEPGGTVVALEGRGVTEPAPGPGRPSPGGPTPAPPHPAPGPGRPTPTQQPAPSPTPTYPGPTANPTARPTQDATGRPTTQAGGPGPSAPGGPVPSHTPRPPR; encoded by the coding sequence ATGAGCAGCAGGCCCGAGCACCCTACGCACACCACCGGCGCACACCGGTCGCGCGGCCCGGCGCCGCGCCGACCCGACGAACAGGACCGCGGGATCCGCCGGAACCGCGACACACAGCGGCGGCACGAGGCCCGCCAGGACCGCTACGAGCCGTATCTGGACGGGCTGTTCACCTACTGCCTGTCCGTGCTGTGCGAGCACGACGCGGCCACCGCGGTGCTCGGCGAGGCGCTGGCGCTCGCCGAGCGGCAGCACGGTCGGTGCCCCGGCGACGCCGGCCTCTACGGCCCCTGGCTCTACGCCCTCGCCCGCTGGGCGTGCCTGCGCCGGCTCGCCGAGGCCGGCCAGGAACCCGCGGCCCCGCCCGGCGAGGGGCCGGAGCAGGAGCAGGAGCGCCGGCGGGAACTGGCCGTGCTGGCCTGGCCGGAGGCCGCCGGGACCACGCCCGAGCAGCGCGAGGCGCTGGAGCTCTCGGTGCGCCACCGGCTGTCGCCCGACGAGGTCGCCGCGGTGCTCGGCGCCGAACCGGCCGCCACCCGCGCGCTGCTGGCCGCCGCGTCCTGCGAGGTCGAGCGGACCCGGGCGGCGCTGGCCGTCGTCGAGTTCGGGCGATGTCCGGACGTGGGCCGACTGGCCGGGGACAGCCAGATGCTGCTGGGCGCGGCGCTCCGCCGGGAGCTGGTGCGCCATGTCGACGACTGCGCCGAGTGCCGGCGGACCGCCGAGCGGGCCACCGCCGCCGGGCCCTGGCCGGGCACCGCGCCCGCCGACCAGGGCGCGCTGCCGCTGGTCGGCGCTGAGCACGAGGCGGTGTTCGCGGCGCTGGCGGCGGCCCTGAAGTCCCGGTCGGGACGGGCGGAGGGGGTGCCGGGCGCGACCGCGGCGGCGGCCGGCGGCCGGCACGGTGGAGCAAACGGTTCTCCTCGCTACGGCCGCAACGGATTCCCGGTAGGCCCCACGGACCGGGTCGCGCGGCGCCGCCGACTGCGCAGCCGGGCGCTGACCACCACGGTCGTGGCGACGGTGCTGGCGGCGCCGGTGCTCGCTCTGTGGGCGGCCTACCGCGGCGCCCCGGAGACCGGCGAGACGGACGCCACGACGGTGGCGGCCAACGGCACGGAGGCCGATCCGGACGCCGCCGCCCGGTTCGACGGCCGCCGCTACGAGAACGCCGGCAACGCCCGTCCCACGACCCCGCGGCGCGGTATGACGGCCGGCGACTGGACGCCCGACGTGTCCGTCGAGGTGGCGGGCCCGGACAGCGGCCCGACGCCGCCGGCCGACCGGGAGGAGCGGGGGCCGGGGCGGCTGACCGTCGACGCGCAGCCCGCCGCCGGGACGACGGTCATCACGATCCGGGCCTCGGGCCGCTCGCCGGTGCGCTGGCGGGCGGCGGCGGCAGCGCCCTGGCTCCAGATGAGCCATACGGCGGGGGAGCTGCAGCCGGGCCAGACCACGAAGATCACGGTGTACGTCGACCACGACCGGGAGCCCGAGGGGCACTGGAAGTCCAAGATCGCCATCGAGCCGGGCGGCACCGTCGTCGCGCTGGAGGGCCGTGGGGTGACCGAGCCCGCTCCGGGGCCGGGCCGCCCCTCGCCCGGCGGCCCCACCCCGGCACCGCCGCATCCGGCGCCGGGCCCCGGCCGTCCCACTCCGACGCAGCAGCCGGCGCCGTCCCCGACGCCGACGTATCCGGGACCGACGGCGAACCCGACCGCGCGGCCGACCCAGGATGCGACCGGGCGTCCGACCACGCAGGCGGGCGGGCCCGGCCCCTCGGCGCCGGGTGGGCCCGTCCCTTCGCACACCCCCCGCCCGCCCCGCTGA
- a CDS encoding NAD-dependent epimerase/dehydratase family protein — protein MKLLILGGTEFVGRAVTEAALARGWQVTVFHRGRHTAPDGAAVLHGDRTAQGGLAALKDGGWDAVVDTWSGAPAAVRDSARLLADRVGRYAYVSTGSVYAYPPTCRISERAPLVDGSPDATDADDYAAAKRGAEVAATDAFGDRALLVRAGLILGPYENIGRLPWWLGRIARGGPVLAPGPRELPLQYIDARDLAEWTLDAVRDGRGGPYNLVSESGHTTMGELLESCVRVTGSAAELCWTAPEDVLAAGIEPWTELPVWLPPGQLHDVMHGGDVAKALAAGLRCRPVVETVADTWEWLRSIGGVAPHRPDRPVPGLPAEKEAAVLGR, from the coding sequence ATGAAGCTACTGATACTGGGCGGTACGGAGTTCGTGGGCCGGGCGGTCACCGAGGCGGCGCTGGCGCGGGGTTGGCAGGTCACGGTGTTCCACCGCGGGCGGCATACGGCGCCGGACGGGGCCGCGGTGCTGCACGGCGACCGGACGGCACAGGGCGGGCTCGCCGCCCTCAAGGACGGCGGGTGGGACGCCGTCGTCGACACCTGGAGCGGGGCGCCCGCGGCGGTGCGGGACTCCGCCCGGCTGCTGGCCGACCGGGTCGGGCGGTACGCGTACGTCTCCACCGGCTCGGTGTACGCCTATCCGCCCACCTGCCGGATCAGCGAGCGGGCCCCGCTGGTCGACGGCTCGCCCGACGCCACCGACGCCGACGACTACGCCGCGGCCAAGCGGGGCGCCGAGGTGGCCGCGACCGACGCCTTCGGGGACCGGGCGCTGCTGGTCCGCGCCGGGCTGATCCTCGGCCCGTACGAGAACATCGGGCGGCTTCCGTGGTGGCTGGGCCGGATCGCCCGCGGCGGGCCGGTGCTCGCCCCGGGGCCGCGCGAGCTGCCCCTCCAGTACATCGACGCCCGCGACCTCGCGGAGTGGACCCTGGACGCCGTACGGGACGGGCGGGGCGGCCCGTACAACCTGGTGAGCGAGTCCGGGCACACGACGATGGGGGAGCTGCTGGAGAGCTGTGTGCGGGTCACCGGCTCCGCGGCCGAACTGTGCTGGACCGCGCCGGAGGACGTCCTCGCGGCGGGCATCGAGCCCTGGACGGAGCTGCCGGTCTGGCTGCCGCCGGGGCAGCTCCACGACGTGATGCACGGCGGTGACGTCGCCAAGGCGCTGGCGGCGGGGCTGCGGTGCCGGCCGGTGGTGGAGACGGTGGCCGACACCTGGGAGTGGCTGCGGAGCATCGGCGGGGTCGCGCCGCACCGCCCGGACCGGCCGGTGCCGGGCCTGCCGGCGGAGAAGGAGGCGGCGGTGCTGGGCCGCTGA
- a CDS encoding sugar phosphate isomerase/epimerase family protein: MVRIPDAKVALSTASVYPESTATAFEIAARLGYDGVEVMVWTDPVSQDIEALRRLSDYHGVPVLAVHAPCLLITQRVWSTDPWVKLQRARQAAEKLGASTVVVHPPFRWQRNYAREFVRGVWRMASETDVRFAVENMYPWRYRDREMLAYAPDWDPTNDDYRHFTVDLSHTATARHDALEMAARMGDRLAHVHLADGNGSAKDEHLVPGRGSQPCAELLERLAANGFDGHVVVEVNTRRAMSAAEREADLAEALAFTRLHLASPTWVPGK, encoded by the coding sequence GTGGTGCGCATTCCCGATGCGAAGGTCGCGCTGTCCACGGCTTCGGTCTATCCGGAGTCGACGGCGACGGCCTTCGAGATCGCCGCGCGCCTGGGCTACGACGGCGTCGAGGTCATGGTCTGGACCGACCCGGTCAGCCAGGACATAGAGGCGCTGCGCCGGCTCTCGGACTACCACGGGGTACCGGTGCTGGCGGTGCACGCGCCCTGCCTGCTGATCACCCAGCGGGTGTGGTCCACCGACCCCTGGGTCAAGCTCCAGCGGGCCCGGCAGGCCGCGGAGAAGCTGGGCGCCTCCACGGTGGTGGTGCACCCGCCGTTCCGTTGGCAGCGCAACTACGCCCGGGAGTTCGTCCGCGGCGTCTGGCGGATGGCGAGCGAGACCGACGTCCGGTTCGCCGTGGAGAACATGTACCCCTGGCGCTACCGCGACCGCGAGATGCTGGCGTACGCCCCGGACTGGGACCCCACCAACGACGACTACCGGCACTTCACCGTCGACCTCTCGCACACCGCCACCGCGCGCCATGACGCGCTGGAGATGGCGGCGCGGATGGGCGACCGGCTGGCCCACGTCCACCTCGCGGACGGCAACGGCTCCGCCAAGGACGAGCACCTGGTGCCGGGGCGCGGCAGCCAGCCGTGCGCGGAGCTGCTGGAGCGGCTGGCCGCCAACGGCTTCGACGGCCATGTCGTCGTCGAGGTCAACACCCGCCGGGCGATGTCCGCCGCCGAACGCGAGGCCGACCTCGCCGAGGCGCTGGCCTTCACGCGGCTGCACCTGGCGTCGCCGACCTGGGTGCCGGGCAAGTGA
- a CDS encoding TetR/AcrR family transcriptional regulator, with protein MSGPGRTHHSGGSGQASSSGRPGGDTSDATDTAHATDTAHTADTAPRRRRGRGRPARTEAAEGPGTREQILAAARTEFAERGYDKTSVRGIGKAAGVDAALVHHYFGTKEQVFAAAIELSFAPALTMPDALAGGDEAGVGERMARFMFGVWENPVSRPPLLAIMRSALTNDTAAAVLRGLVERRLLHRVAGELHVPDPEFRVQLAASHLIGIAMLRYLVKMEPMASADLEEIVAMVAPTLQRYLTQS; from the coding sequence GTGAGCGGTCCCGGGCGGACGCACCACTCCGGTGGTTCCGGACAGGCGAGCAGTTCAGGGCGGCCGGGCGGGGACACCTCAGACGCCACGGACACCGCACACGCCACGGACACCGCTCACACCGCCGACACCGCCCCGCGCCGCCGCCGGGGCCGGGGCCGGCCGGCCCGTACCGAGGCGGCCGAGGGGCCCGGCACCCGGGAGCAGATCCTCGCCGCGGCCCGTACGGAGTTCGCCGAGCGCGGCTACGACAAGACCTCGGTCCGCGGCATCGGCAAGGCGGCCGGGGTGGACGCGGCGCTGGTGCACCACTACTTCGGAACCAAGGAGCAGGTCTTCGCGGCGGCCATCGAGCTGTCCTTCGCGCCCGCGCTGACCATGCCGGACGCCCTCGCGGGCGGCGACGAGGCGGGCGTGGGCGAGCGGATGGCCCGCTTCATGTTCGGCGTCTGGGAGAACCCGGTCAGCCGGCCGCCGCTGCTGGCCATCATGCGCTCGGCGCTGACCAACGACACCGCGGCGGCGGTGCTGCGCGGGCTGGTCGAACGCCGGCTGCTCCACCGGGTGGCGGGCGAACTGCACGTCCCCGACCCGGAGTTCAGGGTCCAGCTGGCGGCGAGCCATCTCATCGGCATCGCCATGCTGCGGTACCTGGTCAAGATGGAGCCGATGGCGTCCGCGGACCTGGAGGAGATCGTGGCGATGGTCGCCCCGACGCTCCAGCGGTACCTGACCCAGTCGTAG
- the disA gene encoding DNA integrity scanning diadenylate cyclase DisA codes for MAANDRASSPGRSGGSSGTESLMRASLSAVAPGTALRDGLERILRGNTGGLIVLGFDKTVESMCTGGFALDVEFSATRLRELCKLDGALVLDKDITKILRAGVQLVPDASIPTEETGTRHRTAQRVSIQTNFPVVSVSQSMRLIALYVDGERRVLEESAAILSRANQALATLERYKLRLDEVAGTLSALEIEDLVTVRDVSAVAQRLEMVRRIATEIAEYVVELGTDGRLLALQLEELIAGVEPERELVARDYVPEPTAKRSRTVAEALADLDALSHPELLELPIVARALGYSGAPETLDSAVSPRGFRLLAKVPRLPGTVIDRLVDHFGGLQKLLAASVDDLQAVDGVGETRARSVREGLSRLAESSILERYV; via the coding sequence GTGGCAGCCAACGACCGGGCATCGTCTCCCGGCAGGTCCGGAGGGAGCTCCGGCACCGAGAGCCTGATGCGCGCCTCGCTGAGCGCCGTCGCGCCCGGTACGGCCCTGCGGGACGGCCTGGAGCGCATCCTCCGGGGCAACACGGGCGGCCTGATCGTCCTCGGCTTCGACAAGACCGTCGAGTCCATGTGCACCGGCGGTTTCGCGCTGGACGTCGAGTTCAGCGCCACCCGCCTGCGCGAGCTGTGCAAGCTCGACGGCGCGCTGGTCCTCGACAAGGACATCACCAAGATCCTCCGCGCCGGCGTCCAGCTGGTCCCGGACGCCTCCATCCCCACCGAGGAGACCGGCACCCGCCACCGCACCGCCCAGCGGGTCTCCATCCAGACGAACTTCCCGGTGGTCTCGGTCAGCCAGTCCATGCGGCTGATCGCGCTCTACGTGGACGGTGAGCGGCGCGTCCTGGAGGAGTCCGCCGCGATCCTCTCCCGCGCCAACCAGGCGCTGGCCACCCTGGAGCGCTACAAGCTCCGCCTCGACGAGGTCGCCGGCACCCTCTCCGCCCTGGAGATCGAGGACCTGGTCACGGTCCGCGACGTCAGCGCCGTCGCCCAGCGCCTGGAGATGGTCCGCCGGATCGCCACCGAGATCGCCGAGTACGTCGTCGAACTGGGCACCGACGGCCGCCTGCTGGCCCTCCAGCTGGAGGAGCTGATCGCCGGTGTGGAGCCGGAGCGCGAGCTGGTCGCCCGCGACTACGTCCCCGAGCCCACCGCCAAGCGCTCCCGCACGGTCGCCGAGGCGCTGGCCGACCTGGACGCGCTCAGCCACCCCGAGCTGCTCGAACTCCCCATAGTGGCCCGCGCGTTGGGCTACAGCGGCGCCCCCGAGACGCTGGACTCCGCGGTCTCCCCGCGCGGCTTCCGCCTGCTGGCGAAGGTCCCCCGGCTCCCCGGCACGGTCATCGACCGCCTCGTCGATCACTTCGGCGGCCTCCAGAAGCTCCTCGCCGCCAGCGTCGACGACCTCCAGGCGGTCGACGGCGTCGGCGAGACCCGCGCCCGCTCGGTCCGCGAGGGCCTGTCCCGGCTGGCGGAGTCGTCGATCCTGGAACGGTACGTCTAG
- a CDS encoding Ppx/GppA phosphatase family protein: MRLGVLDVGSNTVHLLVVDAHPGARPLPAYSHKAELRLAELLDADGAISDAGVHRLAATIREAMQVAEDKGVEDVLPFATSAIREAANGEDVLRHVTEETGVDLQVLSGEDEARLTFLAARRWLGWSAGRLLVLDIGGGSLEIAYGLDEDPDVAVSLPLGAGRLTAGDLPGDPPDPEAVRALRRRVRAEIARVVSDFSRYGTPDQVVGTSKTFKQLARIAGAARTAEGLYTQRELTRKSLEEWVPRLAGMSTRERSGLPGVSEGRARQLLAGALVAEAGLDLFGVEALEICPWALREGVILRRLDHLPER, translated from the coding sequence ATGAGACTCGGTGTTCTCGACGTGGGTTCGAATACGGTCCATCTCCTGGTGGTGGACGCGCACCCGGGCGCGCGCCCGCTGCCCGCCTACTCGCACAAGGCGGAACTCCGCCTTGCCGAGCTGCTCGACGCCGACGGCGCCATAAGTGACGCCGGTGTGCACCGCCTGGCGGCCACCATCCGCGAGGCGATGCAGGTCGCCGAGGACAAGGGCGTCGAGGACGTGCTCCCGTTCGCCACCTCCGCGATCCGCGAGGCCGCCAACGGGGAGGACGTGCTCCGGCACGTCACCGAGGAGACCGGGGTCGACCTCCAGGTGCTCTCCGGCGAGGACGAGGCCCGGCTCACCTTCCTGGCGGCCCGCCGCTGGCTGGGCTGGTCGGCGGGCCGGCTGCTGGTCCTGGACATCGGCGGCGGCTCGCTGGAGATCGCGTACGGCCTGGACGAGGACCCGGACGTCGCGGTGTCGCTGCCGCTCGGCGCGGGCCGGCTGACCGCCGGCGACCTGCCCGGCGACCCGCCGGACCCGGAGGCCGTCCGGGCGCTGCGCCGCCGGGTGCGCGCCGAGATCGCCCGCGTGGTGAGCGACTTCAGCCGGTACGGGACCCCGGACCAGGTCGTCGGGACGTCCAAGACCTTCAAGCAGCTGGCCCGGATCGCGGGCGCGGCGCGGACCGCGGAGGGGCTCTACACCCAGCGGGAGCTGACCCGTAAGAGTCTGGAGGAGTGGGTGCCGCGGCTGGCCGGCATGTCCACGCGGGAGCGGTCCGGGCTGCCCGGGGTGTCCGAGGGGCGCGCCCGGCAGCTGCTGGCCGGGGCGCTGGTGGCCGAGGCGGGGCTGGACCTGTTCGGCGTGGAGGCGCTGGAGATCTGCCCGTGGGCGCTGCGCGAGGGCGTCATCCTGCGGCGGCTGGACCATCTGCCGGAGCGCTAG
- the radA gene encoding DNA repair protein RadA, with product MATRKSSAKERPSYRCKECGWTTAKWLGRCPECQAWGTVEEFGGAPAVRTTAPGRVTTAALPIGQVDGRQAAARSTGVPELDRVLGGGLVPGAVVLLAGEPGVGKSTLLLDVAAKAASGSHRTLYVTGEESASQVRLRADRIGALDEDLYLAAETDLSAVLGHLDTVKPSLLVLDSVQTVASPEIDGAPGGMAQVREVAGALIRASKERGMSTLLVGHVTKDGAIAGPRLLEHLVDVVLHFEGDRHARLRLVRGVKNRYGTTDEVGCFELHDEGITGLADPSGLFLTRRDEPVPGTCLTVTLEGRRPLVAEVQALTVDSQIPSPRRTTSGLETSRVSMMLAVLEQRGRISALGKRDIYSATVGGVKLSEPAADLAVALALASAASDTPLPKNLVAIGEVGLAGEVRRVTGVQRRLSEAARLGFTHALVPADPGKIPAGMRVLEVADVGQALSVLPKRVRREAPREEDARR from the coding sequence ATGGCAACTCGCAAATCGTCGGCCAAGGAGCGCCCGTCGTATCGCTGCAAGGAGTGCGGCTGGACCACCGCGAAGTGGCTCGGCCGCTGCCCGGAGTGCCAGGCGTGGGGCACGGTCGAGGAGTTCGGCGGCGCCCCCGCGGTGCGCACCACCGCCCCCGGCCGGGTCACCACCGCCGCGCTGCCCATCGGCCAGGTCGACGGCAGGCAGGCCGCCGCCCGCTCCACCGGCGTGCCCGAGCTGGACCGCGTCCTGGGCGGCGGGCTGGTCCCGGGCGCGGTGGTGCTGCTGGCCGGTGAACCCGGTGTCGGCAAGTCCACGCTCCTGCTGGACGTCGCCGCCAAGGCCGCCTCCGGCAGCCACCGCACGCTCTATGTGACCGGCGAGGAGTCCGCGAGCCAGGTCCGGCTGCGCGCCGACCGCATCGGGGCCCTCGACGAGGACCTCTATCTGGCCGCCGAGACCGACCTCTCCGCCGTCCTCGGCCATCTGGACACGGTCAAGCCCTCGCTGCTCGTCCTGGACTCCGTGCAGACTGTCGCCTCCCCCGAGATCGACGGCGCCCCCGGCGGGATGGCCCAGGTCCGCGAGGTCGCCGGCGCCCTGATCCGGGCCTCCAAGGAGCGCGGCATGTCGACGCTCCTGGTCGGCCACGTCACCAAGGACGGCGCCATCGCCGGCCCCCGCCTCCTGGAGCACCTGGTCGACGTCGTGCTGCATTTCGAGGGCGACCGGCACGCCCGGCTCCGCCTCGTCCGCGGCGTCAAGAACCGCTACGGCACGACCGACGAGGTCGGCTGCTTCGAGCTGCACGACGAGGGCATCACCGGGCTCGCCGACCCCTCCGGCCTCTTCCTGACCCGCCGCGACGAGCCGGTGCCCGGGACGTGCCTGACGGTCACCCTGGAGGGCCGCCGCCCGCTGGTCGCCGAGGTCCAGGCGCTGACCGTCGACTCGCAGATCCCCTCCCCGCGGCGGACCACCTCCGGCCTGGAGACCTCCCGGGTCTCGATGATGCTCGCCGTCCTGGAGCAGCGCGGCCGGATCAGCGCCCTGGGCAAGCGCGACATCTACAGCGCGACGGTCGGCGGCGTGAAGCTCTCCGAGCCGGCCGCCGACCTCGCCGTGGCGCTCGCCCTGGCCAGCGCCGCCAGCGACACCCCGCTGCCGAAGAACCTGGTCGCCATCGGCGAGGTCGGCCTGGCCGGCGAGGTGCGGCGGGTCACCGGCGTCCAGCGCCGCCTCTCGGAGGCCGCCCGGCTCGGCTTCACGCACGCCCTGGTCCCGGCGGATCCGGGCAAGATCCCCGCCGGCATGCGGGTCCTGGAGGTCGCCGACGTCGGTCAGGCGCTGTCCGTGCTGCCCAAGCGGGTGCGCCGGGAGGCCCCGCGGGAGGAGGACGCGCGCCGGTAG